The Agrobacterium cucumeris genome has a segment encoding these proteins:
- a CDS encoding amidohydrolase family protein, whose amino-acid sequence MSAALQSLALGERPSGRTLLTASWVVGHKDGSHRLLKNGEVVFENGEILFVGHGFPGEVARRVDFGNALISPGLIDLDALSDLDTTILGIDHYPGWAKGRVWPRSYVEAGPYEMYSEEELAFQKRFAFGQLLLNGITTAAPIASLFYRQWGETVAEFEAAADAAGELGLRVYLSPAYRSGGMVLEEPGRMVPVFDEERGFQGLKDAVSFIERQSGRHGDLVRGMLAPDRVETSTLALLQRTDAAARDLGCKFRLHMAQGTMEVDTVRSLHGSTAPVWLAKAGLLSDRLVAPHATNATDEDLALYAENGVSIVHCPLVSARGGSKLSSFSSCRQRGINIAMGTDTAPADMLMNLLVGLITCRISDGVPDRVRSADLFDAATIGGARALGRADLGHLSKGARADIAVFDLDDTVMAPSVDPITTIVTGGSGKITRAVFVDGRLSMRSRQVANIDMEQARVQAQAQFDGLIAKYPERSWANPPVSEIFPPSYPVEVDANG is encoded by the coding sequence ATGAGCGCCGCTTTGCAATCTCTCGCGCTTGGCGAACGTCCGTCGGGTCGCACGCTGCTTACCGCAAGCTGGGTTGTCGGACACAAGGACGGATCACACCGGCTCTTGAAAAACGGCGAGGTGGTCTTTGAGAATGGTGAGATTCTTTTCGTCGGGCACGGTTTTCCAGGCGAGGTCGCCCGTCGCGTCGATTTCGGCAACGCCCTCATCAGCCCCGGCCTGATCGATCTCGACGCGCTTTCCGATCTCGATACGACGATCCTGGGGATCGATCACTATCCCGGCTGGGCCAAGGGCCGGGTCTGGCCACGATCTTATGTCGAGGCCGGTCCTTACGAGATGTATTCCGAGGAGGAACTGGCTTTCCAGAAGCGTTTCGCTTTCGGCCAGCTGCTTCTCAACGGCATCACCACGGCAGCACCCATCGCTTCCCTGTTTTACCGGCAATGGGGCGAAACCGTCGCCGAATTCGAGGCTGCGGCCGATGCTGCCGGCGAACTCGGTCTGCGCGTCTATCTCAGCCCCGCATACCGCTCCGGTGGCATGGTGCTGGAAGAGCCGGGGCGCATGGTGCCTGTCTTTGACGAAGAGCGCGGCTTTCAGGGGCTAAAGGATGCGGTGTCGTTCATCGAAAGACAGAGCGGACGGCATGGTGATCTCGTGCGCGGCATGCTCGCGCCGGATCGGGTCGAGACATCGACGCTCGCCCTGTTGCAAAGAACAGATGCGGCCGCTCGTGATCTTGGATGCAAGTTCCGTCTGCACATGGCGCAGGGCACGATGGAGGTCGATACCGTCCGCAGCCTTCATGGCTCCACTGCGCCCGTGTGGCTGGCCAAGGCCGGCCTCCTCAGCGACCGCCTTGTCGCGCCGCACGCCACCAATGCGACGGACGAAGATCTGGCGCTCTACGCTGAGAATGGCGTTTCCATCGTCCACTGTCCGCTGGTGTCTGCCAGAGGCGGCAGCAAGCTGTCGTCGTTTTCGTCGTGCCGGCAGCGTGGCATCAACATCGCGATGGGCACGGACACGGCACCGGCCGACATGCTGATGAACCTTCTGGTCGGGCTTATCACCTGCCGCATCAGCGACGGCGTGCCCGACAGGGTCCGTTCGGCCGATCTGTTCGACGCCGCCACGATCGGTGGCGCAAGGGCACTGGGCCGTGCCGATCTCGGACATCTCTCAAAGGGTGCCCGCGCCGATATCGCGGTCTTCGATCTCGATGATACCGTCATGGCGCCGAGCGTCGATCCGATTACGACCATCGTTACCGGCGGTTCGGGCAAGATCACGCGTGCGGTCTTCGTTGATGGCCGCCTGTCGATGCGCTCAAGGCAGGTCGCGAATATCGACATGGAGCAAGCCCGCGTTCAGGCGCAGGCGCAGTTCGATGGGCTGATCGCGAAATATCCCGAACGAAGCTGGGCCAACCCGCCCGTTTCGGAAATTTTCCCCCCGAGCTACCCGGTGGAGGTTGACGCCAATGGATAA
- a CDS encoding ABC transporter ATP-binding protein, with protein sequence MDNMNQSVIDVRNLKVEFPGRRGTVTALSDVSLSIRPGEILGVVGESGAGKSMTGLAIQGLLEKPGRIAEGEIWLGSRRIDKLDDRAMEGIRGREIGAIFQDPLTSLNPLFTVGAQLVETIRQHLPLSRKEARGRAVQLLKDVGIPSPEDRVDHYPHQFSGGMRQRVVIALALAASPKLIIADEPTTALDVSIQAQIISLLRRLCKEKQTAVMLVTHDMGVIAEAADRVAVLYAGRLIEVGPVEQVLHAPKHPYTQGLMASIPSLGARVERLNQIDGAMPRLDAIPPGCAFNPRCGFAGPRCLRERPELETQGNSASACWMNAGGTA encoded by the coding sequence ATGGATAACATGAACCAGTCGGTTATCGACGTTCGCAATCTGAAAGTCGAGTTTCCGGGCCGCAGAGGCACGGTGACCGCCCTTTCGGATGTCAGCCTGTCGATCCGCCCCGGCGAAATCCTCGGTGTTGTCGGCGAATCCGGTGCCGGAAAATCCATGACCGGACTTGCGATACAGGGCTTGCTGGAAAAGCCCGGCCGCATCGCCGAGGGTGAGATCTGGCTTGGATCGCGGCGTATCGACAAGTTGGACGACAGGGCGATGGAGGGCATTCGCGGCCGCGAGATCGGTGCGATCTTTCAGGATCCGCTCACTTCGCTCAACCCGCTCTTTACGGTTGGCGCGCAGCTGGTCGAAACGATCCGCCAGCATCTGCCGCTCTCCAGGAAAGAAGCGCGGGGGCGGGCGGTTCAACTCCTGAAAGATGTCGGCATTCCGTCTCCGGAAGATCGCGTCGATCATTATCCGCATCAGTTCTCCGGCGGCATGCGCCAGCGTGTCGTCATCGCACTGGCGCTGGCGGCCTCGCCAAAGCTCATCATTGCCGACGAGCCGACCACGGCGCTTGACGTATCCATTCAGGCGCAGATCATCTCGCTGCTGCGCAGGCTGTGCAAGGAGAAGCAGACGGCCGTCATGCTGGTCACGCATGATATGGGCGTCATCGCCGAAGCCGCCGATCGCGTTGCCGTGCTTTATGCCGGCAGGTTGATCGAGGTCGGGCCGGTCGAGCAGGTTCTGCATGCGCCGAAACATCCCTATACGCAGGGCCTGATGGCCTCCATCCCATCGCTCGGCGCGCGGGTGGAGAGGCTCAACCAGATCGACGGGGCGATGCCGCGTCTTGATGCTATCCCGCCGGGCTGCGCCTTCAATCCGCGCTGTGGCTTTGCCGGCCCCCGCTGTCTTCGCGAGCGCCCGGAACTGGAAACGCAGGGCAACAGCGCAAGTGCCTGCTGGATGAATGCAGGAGGAACAGCATGA
- a CDS encoding ABC transporter ATP-binding protein encodes MKTSVTKTPALTVKGLTKTFDVSAPWLNRVIERKPRQFVQAVNDIDFTVPAGGCLSIVGESGCGKSTVARLVTGLFRPSAGDFRFAKGRTDAPLSAQMIFQDPYASLNPRWRVKNIIAEPIRELKLRATRAETMERVEELLRTVGLSASDGEKFPHEFSGGQRQRISIARALASEPEFLVCDEPTSALDVSVQAQVLNLMRRLQDELGLTYLFISHDMSVVRHMSDRIAVMYLGRIVEEGDTEELFARPRHPYTQLLLQTIPNIEAPRRDRELVAGEVPSPLRPPSGCTFHPRCPLATARCSAEVPQVRTLAGGTRVACHLVEDEEVLTQERERA; translated from the coding sequence ATGAAAACCTCGGTGACAAAAACACCCGCACTGACGGTGAAGGGTCTGACCAAGACCTTCGATGTTTCCGCCCCGTGGCTCAACCGCGTCATCGAGCGCAAGCCCCGTCAGTTCGTGCAGGCCGTCAACGACATCGATTTTACGGTGCCAGCCGGTGGCTGTCTCAGCATTGTCGGCGAAAGCGGCTGCGGCAAGTCCACCGTCGCGCGGCTGGTGACAGGGCTGTTCCGCCCAAGCGCCGGTGACTTTCGTTTTGCCAAAGGGCGGACGGATGCACCGCTTTCGGCGCAGATGATCTTTCAGGATCCCTATGCCTCGCTCAATCCGCGCTGGCGGGTGAAGAACATCATCGCAGAGCCGATCCGCGAGCTGAAACTGCGCGCCACCCGTGCAGAGACAATGGAGCGGGTGGAGGAACTGCTGCGAACGGTCGGCCTCTCTGCCTCCGACGGCGAGAAATTCCCGCATGAATTTTCCGGCGGCCAGCGCCAGCGCATTTCAATTGCCCGTGCCCTGGCAAGCGAGCCGGAGTTTCTGGTCTGTGACGAACCGACATCCGCGCTTGATGTATCGGTGCAGGCGCAGGTGCTGAACCTGATGCGGCGGCTGCAGGACGAGTTGGGGCTGACTTATCTGTTCATCAGCCACGATATGAGCGTGGTTCGCCACATGTCGGACCGTATCGCTGTGATGTATCTCGGCCGCATCGTGGAGGAGGGCGATACGGAGGAGCTGTTCGCCCGCCCGCGTCACCCCTATACGCAGCTTCTGCTGCAGACCATTCCGAATATCGAGGCCCCGCGCCGCGACCGGGAACTGGTGGCAGGCGAAGTCCCAAGCCCGCTCAGGCCGCCCTCGGGCTGCACCTTCCATCCGCGCTGCCCGCTTGCAACGGCGCGCTGTTCGGCGGAAGTGCCGCAGGTGCGCACGCTTGCCGGCGGCACACGCGTTGCATGTCATCTGGTGGAGGATGAAGAGGTGTTGACGCAGGAACGGGAGCGCGCCTGA
- a CDS encoding GntR family transcriptional regulator: MTEQNGQSTQQIVEKVWLSIAERRLRPGVQLKEEQLATIFGVSRARIRQALSVLERDGLVTIVPNRGAFVSKPSVEEARDVFFVRRTVEQCVVERLCKSTTKAALKRLRDHVEKERVANAHNITTDIIKLSGGFHLLLAETVGSDFLFTTMRDLISRSSLITAVYRNTDRFNCGPDEHAEIVDAIANNDPARATHLMTHHLEHVEAELDLSEIRDLSHDLRAALA; this comes from the coding sequence ATGACCGAACAGAACGGCCAGTCCACGCAGCAAATTGTCGAGAAAGTCTGGCTGTCGATCGCTGAACGACGGCTTCGCCCGGGCGTGCAGCTGAAGGAAGAACAGCTCGCCACGATTTTTGGCGTCAGCCGCGCGCGCATCCGCCAGGCGCTTTCCGTGCTGGAGCGAGACGGTCTCGTCACCATCGTTCCCAATCGCGGCGCCTTCGTTTCCAAACCCTCGGTCGAAGAGGCGAGAGACGTGTTCTTCGTTCGCCGCACCGTGGAACAATGTGTTGTTGAGCGGCTGTGCAAATCCACCACCAAGGCCGCTCTGAAGCGGCTTCGCGACCATGTCGAAAAGGAGCGCGTGGCCAACGCTCACAACATCACCACCGACATCATCAAGCTTTCCGGCGGCTTCCACCTGCTGCTTGCGGAAACGGTCGGTTCCGATTTCCTGTTCACCACCATGCGCGACCTCATTTCGCGTTCCTCCCTCATCACTGCCGTTTACCGCAACACGGACCGCTTTAACTGCGGGCCCGACGAACATGCGGAAATTGTCGACGCGATCGCCAATAACGACCCGGCGAGGGCCACGCATCTGATGACCCATCACCTCGAACATGTGGAAGCGGAACTCGACCTCAGCGAAATCCGCGACCTTTCCCATGATCTGCGGGCGGCACTCGCCTGA
- a CDS encoding flavin reductase family protein: MEFDFTTLEPQSRYRLLTNFIGPRPIALVTTRSAAGHNNAAPMSFFNVFSHDPPIVVLGIQPRVTGEEKDTMVNIRRTGEFVINMVDMALSEQMLVCGLGFDSEVDELSMARLTATPCNKIDASFAAESPCAFECRVERLIDYPRRTLVLGEVVHMHVHKDCLDQEGRYVDPDRYQPIARLHADNYITSDRQFVLKAPAITDFIKPDGA, encoded by the coding sequence ATGGAATTCGACTTCACCACGCTCGAGCCGCAGAGCCGTTACCGTCTGCTGACGAATTTTATCGGTCCCCGGCCGATTGCGCTCGTCACGACGCGTTCTGCTGCCGGCCACAACAATGCGGCGCCGATGAGCTTTTTCAACGTTTTCTCCCATGATCCGCCGATCGTCGTCCTCGGTATCCAGCCGCGGGTGACGGGCGAGGAGAAGGACACGATGGTCAATATTCGCCGCACCGGCGAATTCGTCATCAACATGGTGGACATGGCCCTGTCGGAACAGATGCTCGTCTGCGGCCTCGGCTTCGACAGCGAGGTGGACGAACTTTCCATGGCGCGGCTGACCGCGACCCCCTGTAACAAGATCGATGCAAGCTTTGCGGCGGAATCACCCTGCGCCTTCGAGTGCCGGGTGGAGCGCCTGATCGATTATCCGCGCCGCACGCTGGTGCTGGGTGAGGTCGTGCATATGCATGTGCACAAGGATTGCCTCGATCAAGAGGGGCGTTATGTCGATCCGGACCGCTACCAGCCGATCGCACGTCTTCACGCCGACAATTACATTACTTCGGACCGCCAGTTCGTCCTCAAGGCGCCAGCGATTACCGACTTCATCAAGCCAGATGGCGCGTGA
- a CDS encoding aspartate/glutamate racemase family protein gives MHIRLINPNSTASMTAQALDSALRVKHMDTKISAANPVDTPVSIEGGADEALAVPGLLQEIRKGEQLGVNAYVIACFDDPGLHAAREVARGPVIGICQAAVQVAMTISRRFSIITTLPRSIPIIEDLVGNYGAERHCRRVRAINLPVLGLEEDPLAAEMMLIREIEAAKKEDTAEAIILGCAGMSALCDRLREATGVPVIDGVTAAVKLAEALVGAGYSTSKVNAYDYPRIKEAMLVA, from the coding sequence ATGCATATTCGCCTGATCAACCCGAACTCTACGGCCTCTATGACGGCGCAGGCGCTCGACAGTGCCTTGCGCGTCAAACACATGGATACGAAAATTTCCGCTGCAAATCCTGTCGATACGCCCGTCAGTATCGAAGGTGGAGCGGATGAGGCGCTGGCCGTTCCGGGCCTGCTGCAGGAAATCCGCAAGGGTGAACAGCTGGGCGTTAACGCTTATGTCATCGCCTGCTTTGACGATCCGGGACTGCATGCTGCCCGCGAAGTGGCGCGCGGGCCGGTCATCGGCATCTGCCAGGCCGCCGTGCAGGTGGCCATGACGATCAGCCGCCGATTTTCCATCATCACCACCCTGCCGCGTTCGATCCCCATCATCGAGGACCTTGTCGGCAACTATGGGGCGGAGCGGCATTGCCGCAGGGTTCGTGCCATTAATCTGCCGGTGCTTGGTCTCGAAGAAGACCCTCTCGCCGCTGAAATGATGCTGATCCGCGAGATCGAAGCGGCCAAGAAGGAGGACACGGCGGAAGCGATCATCCTTGGATGCGCCGGCATGTCGGCTCTGTGCGACAGGCTGCGCGAGGCAACCGGCGTGCCTGTTATCGATGGGGTTACGGCGGCGGTGAAACTGGCCGAGGCGCTGGTGGGGGCAGGTTACAGCACTTCGAAGGTCAATGCCTATGATTATCCGCGCATCAAGGAAGCCATGCTGGTTGCCTGA
- a CDS encoding DUF992 domain-containing protein, translating to MKKFVLATAIATLALAPLASAETKHNSKRATETVQKERVGTLSCEIAGGVGLVIGSSKNVDCQFRQRSGKTERYTGTIGKLGLDIGVTGKTYMSWIVFNTAASRIGDGALGGEYVGASAAASVGIGIGANALIGGNAKNFALQPISAEVGTGVNIAAGVSRLQLKHAR from the coding sequence ATGAAGAAGTTCGTTCTCGCAACCGCCATCGCAACCCTGGCACTTGCCCCGCTCGCTTCAGCCGAAACCAAGCATAACTCGAAGCGCGCGACTGAAACCGTCCAGAAGGAACGTGTCGGTACCCTGTCCTGCGAAATCGCCGGCGGAGTCGGACTTGTGATCGGCTCCAGCAAAAATGTCGATTGCCAGTTTCGCCAGCGTTCCGGCAAGACCGAGCGCTACACCGGCACCATCGGCAAGCTCGGCCTCGATATCGGCGTGACGGGCAAGACCTATATGAGCTGGATCGTGTTCAACACGGCGGCAAGCCGCATCGGCGACGGTGCGCTTGGCGGCGAATATGTCGGCGCCTCCGCCGCAGCCTCTGTCGGCATCGGTATTGGCGCAAACGCCCTGATCGGCGGCAATGCCAAGAATTTCGCGCTTCAGCCGATCAGCGCGGAGGTTGGCACGGGTGTAAACATCGCAGCCGGCGTATCACGCTTGCAATTGAAGCACGCCCGCTAA
- a CDS encoding BON domain-containing protein encodes MFKAGGFTMMLSWNADTAPGCNPQEISLCAALQALIAYADGQENSCISVSSSDGCIVLTGEVETLSAFERAVIIAECFASRPIIADLAIRQRPSIRLDAASPRLHLVNNNRSDKQ; translated from the coding sequence ATGTTCAAGGCGGGAGGTTTCACGATGATGCTTTCATGGAACGCAGACACGGCACCGGGATGCAATCCCCAGGAGATCAGCCTGTGCGCTGCCTTGCAGGCACTGATCGCCTATGCGGACGGGCAGGAAAACAGCTGCATCTCCGTCAGTTCTTCTGATGGGTGCATCGTCCTTACAGGCGAAGTTGAAACACTCTCTGCCTTCGAACGGGCGGTTATCATAGCCGAATGTTTCGCATCGCGACCCATCATCGCCGATCTGGCGATCCGCCAGCGGCCGTCGATCAGGCTGGACGCGGCCTCCCCGCGCCTCCACCTCGTCAACAATAACAGGAGTGATAAACAATGA
- a CDS encoding CsbD family protein — translation MDKSRIEGIARQAKGTIKEATGKITGNGRLEAEGRAEKVAGHAQEKLGRAKDAIAKALK, via the coding sequence ATGGACAAAAGCCGTATCGAAGGCATTGCCCGCCAGGCTAAGGGCACCATCAAGGAAGCGACCGGAAAAATCACCGGCAATGGGCGACTTGAGGCGGAAGGCAGGGCCGAAAAAGTGGCCGGCCACGCACAGGAGAAACTTGGCCGGGCGAAGGACGCCATCGCCAAAGCTCTGAAGTGA
- a CDS encoding helix-turn-helix transcriptional regulator, giving the protein MDAIAEVPKINRLVLQNLIAGLSDGLILLENDGTIAWANRAALRMHRIEALADLGEDAAAYRRNFTLRYRNNHLLEEGQYPLERLLAGDDFDDVTVEVSPSGNEEECWVHTIRGLVLEDAGARPDVLVVIIRDETPRFEAEARFESAFNANPAPGLICRLEDERFIRVNQGFLEMTGFTREEIIGVSVEELGLFSECDTGEDALKRLHEGRIIRQREALIPIPGGDRLVIVAGETIAVAEEPCMLFTFADLDGRRRAQNALRQSEERFFKSFRLSPAPAAVSRLEDFVLTEVNDAFLQLCGRKEPEVVGKTAGELRLWEDVAARRDIEKRLKDNIPIRNENMRMKLRDGGTAECIVSAERAEINDQQCVIWAIQDVTERRRSENELIEAIESVMTDTSWFSRTVVERLAGLRQNARSATPSASLKDLTDREEEILSLICDGCSDREMSDRLHLSKHTIRNHIASLYGKIGVNRRTAAVIWARERGFSGRREK; this is encoded by the coding sequence ATGGACGCGATCGCAGAGGTTCCAAAGATCAACCGGCTGGTATTGCAGAATCTGATCGCCGGGCTGAGCGACGGCTTGATCCTGCTCGAGAACGACGGAACGATTGCCTGGGCAAACAGGGCGGCACTTCGTATGCACCGGATCGAGGCACTTGCGGATCTGGGAGAGGATGCCGCGGCCTACAGGCGCAATTTCACGCTTCGTTATCGCAACAACCATCTGCTCGAAGAGGGACAATATCCGCTTGAGCGTCTTCTGGCCGGCGATGATTTTGACGACGTGACGGTTGAAGTGTCGCCGAGCGGCAATGAGGAGGAGTGCTGGGTCCATACGATACGTGGCCTCGTTCTTGAGGATGCGGGTGCCAGGCCCGATGTTCTCGTCGTCATCATCCGGGATGAGACACCCCGTTTCGAGGCCGAAGCCCGCTTTGAAAGCGCCTTTAATGCCAACCCTGCCCCGGGCTTGATCTGCCGGCTGGAAGACGAGCGTTTCATCCGCGTCAATCAGGGCTTTCTTGAAATGACCGGCTTCACGCGTGAGGAGATTATCGGCGTGAGCGTCGAGGAGCTTGGACTGTTTTCCGAATGCGACACCGGCGAGGACGCGCTGAAGCGGCTGCATGAGGGCAGGATCATCCGTCAGCGGGAGGCGCTCATCCCCATACCGGGAGGCGACAGGCTGGTGATCGTCGCCGGCGAAACCATCGCGGTTGCCGAAGAGCCCTGCATGCTCTTCACCTTCGCCGATCTTGACGGGCGTCGCAGGGCACAGAACGCGCTGCGCCAGAGCGAGGAACGGTTCTTCAAGTCTTTCCGCCTTTCGCCCGCACCCGCTGCCGTTTCGCGGCTGGAGGATTTCGTGCTGACTGAAGTCAACGACGCCTTCCTGCAGCTATGCGGCCGCAAGGAGCCGGAAGTGGTGGGAAAAACCGCCGGCGAATTGCGACTTTGGGAAGATGTGGCGGCGCGCCGGGATATTGAGAAGCGGCTGAAGGACAACATCCCCATCCGCAACGAAAATATGCGCATGAAGCTGCGCGATGGCGGCACGGCCGAATGCATCGTTTCTGCCGAACGCGCCGAGATCAACGACCAGCAATGTGTCATCTGGGCGATACAGGACGTGACCGAGCGCAGACGCTCGGAGAATGAACTGATCGAAGCGATCGAAAGCGTGATGACCGATACCTCATGGTTCAGCAGAACCGTCGTCGAAAGACTGGCGGGACTGCGGCAGAACGCGCGCAGCGCGACGCCGTCGGCATCGCTGAAGGACCTGACGGATCGCGAGGAGGAAATCCTGTCGCTGATCTGTGACGGGTGCAGCGACAGGGAAATGAGCGACAGACTTCATCTTTCCAAGCACACCATCCGCAATCACATCGCGTCGCTTTATGGCAAGATCGGCGTGAACCGCCGGACCGCCGCGGTTATCTGGGCACGCGAACGGGGCTTTTCCGGCCGCAGGGAAAAATAG
- a CDS encoding LysR family transcriptional regulator, which yields MIDKLEFFIALARAEHFGRAAEECGISQPSLSAAIRQLEDQLGVVLVVRAARYQGLTPEGQRVLEWARRIVADTRTMREEMRAARKGLAGHIRLAVIPTALAMVPRLTEPFQARHPDVTFSVTSRTSLQVLSQIENLEIDAGISYLDNEPLGRVTTVPLYSERYHLIAAAGTPLADQESVTWRQVAGLRLCLLTSDMQNRRIINKHMAEAGVEVKPTLESNSMIVLFSHIRTGQWASIMPRNIAESFGFPKQIKMIPIIEPDAEHLVGLIATYREPHTPLVSALLHEARQRASELVFDRKSLSSDGNTVLT from the coding sequence ATGATCGACAAGCTGGAGTTTTTCATCGCATTGGCGCGCGCGGAGCATTTCGGGCGGGCCGCGGAGGAATGCGGTATTTCGCAGCCCAGCCTCTCGGCGGCGATCCGGCAACTGGAGGATCAACTGGGTGTCGTTCTGGTGGTGCGCGCCGCCCGTTATCAGGGGCTGACGCCGGAGGGCCAGCGTGTGCTGGAATGGGCGCGCCGCATCGTTGCCGATACGCGCACCATGCGCGAGGAAATGCGCGCCGCCCGCAAGGGCCTGGCCGGCCATATCCGCCTTGCGGTCATTCCCACCGCGCTTGCGATGGTGCCGCGATTGACGGAACCGTTTCAGGCGCGCCATCCGGATGTTACCTTTTCCGTGACGTCACGTACCTCGCTTCAGGTCTTGAGCCAGATCGAGAATCTCGAGATCGATGCGGGAATCAGCTATCTCGACAATGAGCCGCTGGGGCGGGTGACGACGGTGCCGCTTTATTCGGAGCGATATCACCTGATCGCAGCGGCCGGAACGCCTTTGGCCGATCAGGAAAGCGTTACCTGGAGGCAGGTTGCCGGTCTTAGGCTATGCCTATTGACTTCGGACATGCAGAACCGCCGTATCATCAACAAGCACATGGCGGAAGCGGGTGTGGAGGTGAAACCTACGCTCGAATCCAATTCGATGATCGTGCTTTTTTCCCATATTCGGACCGGACAATGGGCTTCAATAATGCCGCGTAACATAGCGGAATCATTTGGTTTTCCAAAGCAGATAAAAATGATCCCAATCATCGAGCCCGATGCCGAGCATCTCGTGGGGTTGATTGCGACTTACCGCGAACCGCATACGCCGCTGGTTTCGGCGCTTCTTCATGAGGCGCGGCAGCGCGCTTCGGAGCTGGTTTTTGATAGGAAATCCCTATCGAGCGACGGAAACACCGTATTGACCTGA
- a CDS encoding formate dehydrogenase subunit gamma yields MNIQAVAADEAARVSAVIDDFIHLEGPMLPILHAVQEEFGYIPESAKQIIASALNVSRAEVHGVVTFYPDFRDHPSGRHVLKLCRAEACQSMGGEPLADTIKSRLGLDWHETAADGSVTLEPVFCLGLCAQAPALMLDGEVHARLDEDCLGDILTEARR; encoded by the coding sequence ATGAATATCCAGGCGGTTGCCGCAGATGAGGCGGCCCGTGTTTCCGCGGTTATTGACGACTTTATTCACCTCGAAGGGCCGATGCTGCCCATCCTGCACGCGGTTCAGGAAGAATTCGGCTACATTCCCGAAAGCGCCAAGCAGATCATCGCCTCTGCACTGAATGTGTCGCGGGCGGAGGTGCATGGGGTCGTAACCTTCTATCCGGATTTTCGTGATCATCCTTCCGGCCGACATGTCTTGAAGCTCTGTCGCGCCGAGGCTTGTCAGTCGATGGGTGGCGAGCCTCTGGCGGATACCATCAAGTCCCGGCTCGGCCTTGACTGGCACGAAACCGCCGCTGACGGCTCCGTCACGCTGGAACCGGTTTTCTGTCTCGGGCTTTGTGCGCAGGCGCCGGCCCTGATGCTGGACGGCGAAGTCCATGCCCGCCTTGACGAGGACTGTCTTGGCGACATTCTGACGGAGGCGCGCCGATGA